AGCTGCCGTTGGTTGAAGGCTCGTACAAATGGTCCGGCGGGAAGTCGGTATCGGTCTTCGATAGCACGATCGTCGGCGTTGAAACCGAATGTGGCTTAGTCGGCTACGGCGAGGTCTGTCCGCTCGGGCCGTTTTATCTTCCGGCCTATGCGGAAGGAGTACGTGCCGGACTTCGCGAACTCGGTCCGCATCTGCTGGGCTTCGATCCGCGCGAGCCGGCGACGCTCAACCATCGAATGGATGCTGCGCTCAAGGGCCATCCTTACGTCAAATCGGGAATCGACATCGCCTGCTGGGATATTCTCGGTAAGGCGACGCAACTGCCGGTTTGCACGCTGCTCGGCGGCCGTTTCGGCGAAAACGTCCGGCTCTATCGCGCCATCTCGCAACAAGCGCCCGACGAGATGGCTAAGAACGTGCAAATGTATCGCGAGCAAGGCTACACCCGGTTTCAGTTGAAAGTCGGTGGCGATCCGGATACCGACATCGAACGGATTCGGGCCGTGCGTGCGATGCTGAAGCCGACCGATCGACTCGTCGCCGACGCCAACACCGGCTGGACGCAGCACGAAGCGATGCGCGTCGTTCGGGCCGTACAAGACGTCGATGTCTACATCGAGCAACCCTGCCTGACGTACGAA
The Planctomycetia bacterium genome window above contains:
- a CDS encoding mandelate racemase; amino-acid sequence: MKIARIFAHRVELPLVEGSYKWSGGKSVSVFDSTIVGVETECGLVGYGEVCPLGPFYLPAYAEGVRAGLRELGPHLLGFDPREPATLNHRMDAALKGHPYVKSGIDIACWDILGKATQLPVCTLLGGRFGENVRLYRAISQQAPDEMAKNVQMYREQGYTRFQLKVGGDPDTDIERIRAVRAMLKPTDRLVADANTGWTQHEAMRVVRAVQDVDVYIEQPCLTYE